DNA sequence from the Nitrospinota bacterium genome:
ACATGGATGTTGCCGTCGCCGGCGTGGCCGAAATTGATAATCGGCAGCCCGGTGCGGCGCGACAGTTCGTCCAACCGTTCCATCAGTTCGGCGATGCGGTTGCGCGGCACGGTAACATCCTCGTTGATTTTGGTGGGACGGAAGCGGTTGAGCGAGACGGAGATGGAGCGCCGCACTTTCCAAAAGCCCTGCGCCGCGGCGTCATCGCGGGCGATGGTGAACGTGCGCGCGCCCCGTTTTTCGCAGATCGCCTCGACCCCTTCCATTTCCTTCAAGGCCGGCTCGGGATCGCCGTCCGTCTCCAGCAGCAGCATCCCCCCGGCGTCTGTGGGCAGCCCCGCTTGCAGATATTCCTCCACGCAGCGAATGGCGGTTTTATCGATGTATTCCAGCGTGCGCGGCACCAGCCGGGCGCGAAGTATCTCCGTCACGGAATCCACCGCCGCGCGGCGGTCATCGAATACCGCCATGGCCGTCACCACCGTTTTCGGCAGCGGCACCAGCTTCAACCGTATTTTCGTGATAATGCCAAGCGTCCCCTCGCTGCCAACCATAAGGCGGGTAAGGTCGTATCCCACCGCCCCTTTGGCGCATTTGATCCCGGTCTCCACCACGTTGCCATCCATAAAGACGGCGGTGAGGCCCATCACATAATCGCGCGTGACGCCGTATTTCACCGCCGAAGGGCCGCCCGCGCCGGTCATCACGTTGCCGCCGATGGTGCTGCTCTTCAGGCTTGCCGGGTCGGGCGGATAAAAGAGGCCGTGCTTGGCCAGCTCTTTTCCCAGTTCGGCGTTCACGATGCCCGGTTCCACCTCGGCATACATCGCCGCGTCATCGATTTTCAGGATGCGGTTCATCTTCACGAAGTTCATCACCACGCCGCCCTGGACGGGAACCGCCGCGCCGGTGTAGCCGGTGCCGGCCCCGCGCGGGGTGATCGGGATGCCGTGCCGGGCGCAGATATTCACCACGGCGGCGACCTCTCCGGTGGAGCGGGGGAAGAGCACGCAATCCGGCATATGCCGTATCTTCGTGGCGTCGAATGAATAGAGGAGCAGCTCCTCGCGGTCCGCGGTCATGTCGCCGCAGGCCGCCCTAAGTTCGTTAAATATATGGAGTGGAAGAGACATTTATGGTTCCCAAGCCCTCAGCTTATTGCTTTCCTCAATAATTTCCGGTCTGGGATAATCTCTTCTATCAGCGGGCAAATGAATAGCGGAAAGAAGGTTATTTGTAAAAGCATCAATGCCGCCGGTCAAATTTGCTTTGCCTAATACTTGCAACCGGCTTTCGCTTAAACGGATCCGATATTTCTTGTCAAATGAAACAAGATTATTGTCATAGGCAAGGTGATGAAGAGCGCATAAAGCAACCCCATTAAAAGTATCATCCGTGCTTCCTTTGCATGAAACGGGGAGGATGTGAGCGGCTTCGATCAGCTTTAATTGAATGCCGCACATCGCGCATTTGTGACTATATGCGCTTAGAACCCTGTTTCTAAAATCATATTCACGGTATTTTCTTTTGATGTTAGTGATTACTTCTTTTCGGTCTTTATTTTTGATAGCGGCTATTTCATCGTCTTTAAGGTCATCGACTTTGTTGAGCAATTCAATTTCTGCCGGTCGACCGGTTTTAAAACCATGGAACTTCGCCATATTTAATGCGTAATCAATTAAATATTCAGGCCTAAACGCGACAGCAATTTCGCCATTAGATCTTTCATACAGGGAGAAGGAATGCTGGTGGGCATTTATCAAGGTATGTTCTTTTACTTGGATGGAAGGGGATGCTGAGCTTTGGCCAGCATGGCGGGTTATGTCAAAGCCGGCAAAAACCTGATAACCATCATGCCATCCTAAAAGAAGCGTGGTCTCTCCTTCCTTATCTTTTGGAACCACTCCCGTTAACTGAACGCGATATTCATCCTTTGACCTTGCTGCGCCGCCACCATGGGTACAGTTCCATATATAAATCCGCAAATTAAGATTATCTTGCTCAGAACCTTGACGCTTGATCGCTTTAAGAAAAAATGGATGATTTTTTTCGACGATAAGGGCTTTCCACCCTCCCGCATCGATGGCGGAAAGAATTATGGAAAATAAATCTTTCTTGGATTTGGTGTTTTTCATTTAAATAACGATAATAATGCCGGGCTAAGAATTTCCGCCTTGTTAACCCGCCTTTTTCTTTCACCGAAACTATCTTTCTCTTCTTCGATGAATCTGAACTTGCTGCCCTCCAGATACTCTTTGGAGAGCTCACAAATAAACCACTGCCTTTTCATCTGCTCGGCTGCGTAGCCAGTGGTATTGGAACCACCGAACGGATCAAAAACTAAATCTCCTTCATCAGTGAGGAATCTGATAAAAAACTCCGCAAAAGCGGAAGGGAAGCGGGCCGGATGGGCCTTTATGCCATGCTGACGGCATAGATGTTGATATTGTCCATTTGAATCGGTATTCGCCAATTCGAGCAAATTAGGCGGGATGGCGCCGCCATTATCTTTTGAAAATTTGTCGGATATATCATGGCCGCTAGGCCGTAATTTAGGCTTGTAGCCATTCTTTAACAAGCTTTTCATGCTTTCGCTGTATGGCTTGAGCACCTTTTTATTATCTGCCTTTGGATTTTGTGATTTGGAAAGCCACCAAACAACGTTTACGGAGTCCTTTACGCGAACTCTTCGCACATTAACCCACTCAGCCGGTGCTGGCAGACGGGCGGGATTGTAATGATAAAATTCCTGTGCCAGATAAAACCCGGTTTCCTTTACCAGCCGAACCAGCAAATCAAACATATAAACGCTACGTACCGGAAAACCGGGTATATATGCTCCACCAAGATCAAGAACAAAAGAACCGTTTTCTTTCAAAATTCTTTTTAGATGGGGCGCAAAAGAAAGAAACCAATCAACATATTTATCCTCATCTTCATTGCCATACTCCTTCTTTCTTTTTAGCGCGAATGGAGGTGAAGTAATAATTAAATTTACGGAATTATCTTTTATATTTTCAAGAAAGGTGATTACATCATCATGAAAGGCATAGCCATATTTTGTAGCGTAAAATGGTTCCAACCCTTTTGTTTTTAAGAAATTATTCTTCGTCATGCACAACATTTTAACAGTGATTTTAAACTTAATCGCATCTTTATGAAGAGCTTTTTTTGTCCACCACCTTTAAAAGTTTCCACAAATAAAAAGCGGCCGGTGAATATATCTCCACCAGCTTTCGCTAACCAGCGAATCACCGTTACTGCTTTATCGTCCATGGCATAGCACGCCTTCAAGAAATGCCACTCTACCCACGGTGGAAACTACTTTCTTTTGACGCTCGAATTCATCTGAAGAAATTACAAACAAATCCATCGAAAAGCCCGGTAAAGAAAAAAGTCGGCGAACGGTGATTTTCACATCTCTTTTGGAGAGAGGGCCGTCATAAACTATCAGCAGATCATAATCACTGTCCGGTCTCGCGCCACCGCGCGCCCGTGAACCAAAAAGAATTATCTTTTCCGGGTGAATGGCTCCGCTAATCCGGGAAACGATTTCTTCCAACTGAGCGTCCATATGATAAATTCTACATCAATATGATTTAAAAAAATCAAACCACTTTCTCCATCCACCCGAAGGTGTCTTCGGCTTCTCCGTATTGGATGGCGGTGATAGCGTCATACAGCCGCTGCGCCAGCGGCCCGATGTTGCCGCCGTTCACCGTCAGCGTTTTGCCGCCGTGGCGGAGTTCACCCACGGGCGATATCACGGCGGCGGTGCCGCTGCCGAAGACTTCGCCCAGCCTCCCCTTTTCCCGCGCGTCAAAAAGTTCGTCGATGGCGATGCGCCGCTCCACCGCCTTGATGCCCCACGCCTTCGCCAACTCCAGCACACTGAGACGCGTAACACCGGGAAGGATGGTTCCCTCCAGCGGCGGGGTGACCAACTCGTCGCCGATCACGCAAAAAATATTCATCGCCCCCACCTCTTCAAGGTAGCGGCGCTCGATGGCATCCAGCCAAATCACCTGCGCAAAACCCTCATCGCGCGCCTCTTCGGCCGCCAGCAGCGAGGCGGCGTAGTTGGCGGGGGTTTTCACATCCCCCAGCCCCCCTTTGGCGGCGCGGATGTAATCGGCGCTGGTGGTCAGCCGCACCGGCTTCACCCCTTCCTTGTAGTAATTCCCCACCGGCGAGGCGATCACCATGAAGGTGTATTCGCGCGAGGCGCGCACCCCCAAAAAACTCTCCGAAGCGAACACAAAGGGGCGCAGGTAAAGCGAATGCCCCCGCTTGTGCGGCACCCAGCCGGCGTCTTCGCGCACCACCGCCTTGACGGCGCCGATGAACTGTTCGCGGCCCATGGACGGAATGGCGAGGCGGCGGCAAGAGCGGACGAACCGCCCGTAAAATTTTTCCGGGCGGAAGAGCGCCACCGCGCCGTTTTTTTGCCGGAAGGCCTTGAGGCCCTCGAATACGATCTGTCCGTAGTGGAGCGCGCTCATCGAGGGGAGCATCGGCAACGGCCCGAAGGGGAGGAGTTTCGCCTCTCCCCAGCCGCCGTTGCGGTATTCCATCAAAAACATATGGTCGGAAAAAACTTCGCCGAACGCCGGGTTTTCAAGGTTCGCCTGCGCGCGCCGGCTGGCGGGGGCTTTGGTCACCGTGATGTTCATATTCCTCTCCGTTGCATAACAGTCAGGAGAACATTCTACCGCCAAACCGGCGGATGCAATAGAGGGCTTGATTTAGGGCGCCGCCGCCTTCACTCCCGCGCCAGGCCGGTGATAATGCGCGCCTTGTGTTCGGTCTCGGCGTATTCCGCCGCCGGGTCGGAATCGGCCACGATGCCGCCGCCCGTGCGGAACACCCCCACGCCGTCCGCGCAGTACAGCGTGCGGATCAGCAGCGACGCGGCAATGCCGCCGTTCATGCCGCACGCCGCCACGCTGCCGCAATAAAAGCCGCGCGGCGTTGTTTCCAGTTCCGCGATAATCTCCATCGCGCGCACTTTCGGCGCGCCGGTCACCGATCCGCCGGGCCAGAGCGCCGCCAGCAGGCGCGGCAACCGCACGCCATCGCGCAACGCGCCGCGCACGGTGCTGACGAGGTGATGCACATTCGGCAGCGTTTCCACGCGGAACATCTCCGGCACGGTCACGCTTCCCGGCGCACAGACCTTCGACAGATCGTTGCGCATGAGATCGACGATCATCAGGTTTTCCGCGCGGTCTTTCACGGAGGCCGGCAGCGCCTCGCGCGCGGCGGCATCCAGCGCGGGATCGGCGTGGCGCGGGGCGGTTCCCTTGATCGGCGCGGTTTCAATCACGCCGCCGCGGACGCTAAAGAAAAGCTCCGGCGAAACGGAGAGCAGCTTGAAACCGCGGCCATCGATGTAGGCTCCCATCGCGCTGGGAGCAAGGCGGACCAGCCGCGAATAGAGCAAAAGACCGGAGCCGTGAAACTCCGCCACCAGCCGCCGGGAGAGATTAACCTGGTAGACATCTCCTTGTTCTATATAGCGTTTTATTTTTGATATTTTTGCCGCAAATCCTTCAAATCCCTCATCGCACTCAAAATGCCCCAAATGCGCCACTTCCTCCACGGCGCAGCCGATCCGGGGCGGCGCGGTTTCGCGCCAGACGATGTCCCACGCTTTTTTCTCCTTGTGATCGAACACCCGGACGGCAGGATAGAAGGCGCACCAGAAATCGCCGCTCTCCGGCGCGGGCGTTCCGGCGAGACGCGGCTCGTAGAACCGGTTCATCTCGTAACTGAAAAGCCAGACCAGCCCGCCGTTAAAAACGCGGCCATCCTTTTCCGGTTTTTGATATTCGCCGAACAATGCGTCGAGCGCGGCGATGACATCGGGCGGCGATCCGGCGAACGGATGCCGGTTGAATCCGGCGATGATCATCCCCTGCTCCCCCTTCATGCGGCAGATGAAGAGCGGCCGCGCCGCCGCATATGAGTAACGCCCCTTCCCTTCCGGGTCATCGCCGCCGCTCAGCAGCAAGTCCCCCTCCCCCTTCGATATTGAAGCGAGGTACCGCACGGGGTCGTAAAACACCGCTTCCGTGACGCGCGGCGCGGCGAAAAGTCCCGCCCCGCCGAGCAGCTCCCTGATTTTGGCGATAGGCACCATCGTCTCCTGCTATGATTTAGCGGGGTGTTGAAAAACCTCCATGTCATTATGAAGGAGCGTAAGCGGGCATGTGTCATCCTGAGCCATAGGCGAAGGATCTCTTTCCGGAACGAGATTCTTCGCTACGCTCAGAATGACATGCATTATCAGGTTTTCAACACCCTGGCAGGAAAATAGTAACATGGACGGGAAAAAGCGCATGGGAGGAAAGACGTTGGCGAAGATCGCATGGGGCATAACCGGCGCGGGACATTTTTTGCGCGAGTCGCTGGAAGCGGCCGCCGGGCTGGGCGATGTGGATTTCTTCGCCTCGGAAGCGGGGGCGGAGGTGTTGAAGCTCTACGGCGCCGCGCCGCCATCGCCGCCGCGCATAGACAAGAGCGCCAGCACGCTCGCCTGCCGCGCCTTTGCCGCGGGGACATACGATCTGCTGGTGATAGCCCCGGCCACGTCGAACTCCGTTGCAAAGTTCGTCCACGGCATCAGCGATACGATGATAACCACGCTCTTCGCGCAGGCGGGCAAGTGCCGCGTCCCCATCGTGGTGCTGCCGACCGACGTGGAGGAGGTCATCGACACGATGGGAGCCACGAAGCCGATACGGCTTTACGCGCGCCCGGTCGACCTTGAAAATGTGGAGAAGCTGAAGACGTTTCCCGGTGTCAAGGTAGCCGCCACGCCGGAGGAACTATCCGCCGCCATCGCCGAGGTTATTTCACTGAAGAGGTGAAACACGCATTTACACCGGCCATAGTGTCAGACAATAAATTAGTTGCATGAATGAATAAAATGTCAAAATTACATAACTTGTCATATACTATGGACATGGAAACATACAAAACCAAACTCTCTGAAGGCGGCCGGGTGGTGATCCCCGCCAAGGCGCGCAAGGCGCTCGGCATAAACATCGGCGATGATATCGTCATCCGCGTGGATAAAACGGGCGATGCGACTATCAGCAGCGTCCGGCGTTCCGTGGAGCGGGCTCAGCGAATCGTCGCCAAGTACGTCAAAGGCAAAAAGTCCCTCGCGGACGAACTGGTAGAGGAACGCCGGCGCGAGGGTAAGGATGAGCGCGGCTGACGGCGCCGTACTGGACGCCTCGGCCGTCCTTGCCGTATTGCGCGCCGAGCCGGGACAGGATGCGGTGGTGGCGGCAATGGCTTCCGGCGAAACCCTTATTTGCGCCGTGAATTACAGCGAAGTGATCGGGCGGCTCGTGGCCCGCGGCACACCCGAACGCGAAGCGGTGGGCGCGGTGGACGAGTTGGGCCTGACGGTAACGCCGTTCGACAAACCGTTGGCGGAGATCGCCGGCGCGTTGTACTCCAAAACCGCCGCCGCGGGGCTTTCGTTGGGAGACCGGGCCTGCCTAGCTCTTTCCCAGCAGACCGGCTGGCCCGCGCTCACCACCGACAAGGCGTGGGCGGGCCTAAAATTTCATCCAAAGATACGGCTGATCCGGTAATCGCGCGATTTCGCCGGTTCCGCCATTCCGCGCGGCGTTACAGCCAGGCGCCGCCGCTGGCGGCGCAGCCGGTCACGAGCGCGCTCACCGGCGTGTTGGGGGAGATGATCTGGTAACCCGCATAGTAGTACATCGTGTGGCCGGGATAGACGCATCTGCCGATCAAATTGCCGGTGGGACAGCTCTGCACCAGAAAATTCGCGTAGCCGTAATACGGGTTGAGCTGGCAGGCCGTCTGGTTCGCGTAAAGACCGGCATTTGAGCAGTTGATATCGTTGCCGCTGATATTTGTAAACCGCACCAAGCACCCCCCGGCCACCGGCGCCGCCGGATCGATGCCGGCGCGGGGATTCATCCCGGTATCGTTGAGCAATACGGCATTGCTGCCGAGCGGCGCGTCATACACGCTTGGCCCCGCCGTTGAATTGTTGGCGGTGTTGGCGTTGCCGCACGCGGCAAGCATCAGCGCCGCAAAAATGAATACTACTTCCCTTACCCGCATCGTTTGCATATCGGCGGCAAGACGCCGCCACTTTACGGTTTTTCCGAAATCCGCCGCAGGGTTTCGGTGAACACGGCTTCGGCTTGCGGGCCGTAAAGGCAGAAGGTAACCAGCGTCAGCCCGGTTTTTTCTTTTTCCAGATATTCCGTTGTGGTTTTCAACATTATTTCGGCGCAACGATCCATCGGAAAACCAAAAATGCCGGCGCTGATGGCGGGGAAAGCGATACTTTTGAGGCCGTTTTTATCCGCCACTTTCAGGCTGTTCAGCGTGGCGTTTTTCAGCTTTTCGTCTTCGCCCCCTTCCCCCATGCGCGGGCCGACGGCGTGGATGACGTGCCGCGCCTTGAGGTTGCCGCCGGTGGTGATAACCGCGCCGCCCACGAACGTGCCGCCGATGGCGTTGCATTCTTGTTGAATGGCGGGTCCGCCGCGCTGGCGGATGGCCCCCGCAACGCCGCCGCCGAGTATCAGTTGATCGTTCGCGGCGTTGACGATGGCATCGCGGTCGAGGAGCGTGATGTCCCCCTCGACGATTTCAATTTCGCTTTTGCCGATCTTCACTTTCCGACCGTTTCGGTGTCATTCTGAGCACGTTCGCTTCGCTCAGTGTAAACTCCGCGAAGAATCCCTTTCCGGAAAGGGATCCTTCGCCCTTGAAGGGCATTTCCGCGGCGGTTTGTACGCGGCTGGCTCCATCGCATTTCGCCGCCGCATTTTATTCCGCCGCTCCCTCGCCCGCGGCTCAGGATGACATTCATAAATGATTTCCCTTCCCCTTTTTACCGCCTGAAGGCGCCGCCCTTGCCGCCGTCTAAATTGCTTTCGCCATGTGGCGAACGGTCAATACTTCATCCGCCCGCAATGGCTCCAAATGCGATTCTGGAACCGTGACGACCGCGATGGAAGCACCCAGCGCGTTGAATACTTCCAGCACACAGCCGTTCTCGCCTCCCGCAGGATGGGGGACTGTTTCCACAAGGGTGGCAATATCCCCTTTTTTCAGGTTGAATTCCGGCACGTCCACGGCTAACGCCACCTGTTCATAGAGCGGAAATTTCATTTCATCTCCCTTTTCTCGGTTTCAACGTAATAAAACAAACTACCCTCCATTCCGCATATTCCGGTTCCCCATTTTTGCTTACAAACGCTTGAAATAAAGCATGGGGAATAGCAGAAAGAAGATGAACACGAACAACACCGCTGAACAAATGATACTTTTCCTAAAATGCTTCACTAAGGTGTCATCTAAGATATGACTGTGCGCAGGCAACCTGTTAAAAAGAAAGAAGGAAAGCCCATAATTAATATGGTTATTGGCGACAAACCATTCAAATTCTAACGGGTATAACTTCCTGACATGATTTAGCAGCTTCATATTTAGCACGATGATCGATGCCAAGCATACTATTTCTACAGCAATCATGAACAATACCGCCAAGACCCATGTTTCTTTAATTAGCATAATTAAAATAGAGGTACCGTATTTGAAACTCCGGACCGTCAGCTTTCCGCCGCATCCAAATGGCGGTCACCGGCAAGCTTCGCCCGTTAGGGCCGGTCAGTTCGCCGTCGGTTCTGTAAAATGCGCCGTATTCGCCGTCTCCATCTTCCACCGCTTCCGCTTTTTGCGCAAGGGCGGCCAACTCCTTTTTCAGATCATGTGGATTTGTGGGGGTAAACCCGGCTTGAGAGACCCAAATCTCCGGCTAAGGAAACGTGTTGCGTCGGTACAACAGAATTCATTCTGTTGTTGGCCCGCAAGGGCCAAGAATGCTTGCCCCCTTCGGGAACAACCGCAGATGAATCCTGCGGTACCAACCATATTCTTGGGACGAGGAGGTATCCGGTCAACTTTTCATTTGGGATAACAATGTCAATCGGAAGCTTCATCCTTCACCGCCTGAAGGGGCCGCTCTTGCCGCCGTCTTTTTCCAGCAGGCAGATGTCGCCGATCTTCATCCGCTTGTCCATCGACTTGCACATATCGTAAATAGTGAGCGCCGCCACCGACACGGCGGTGAGCGCCTCCATCTCCACCCCGGTGACGCCGAACACGCCAGCCTCGGCGAAAATCTCCACGCCCCCATCGGTCCAATTGAACCGCACCTCGCACGCGTCCAACCCCAGCGGGTGGCACAGCGGAATAATATCGGCGGTCTTCTTTGCCGCCATGATGCCGGCCACGCGGGCCGCGGCGAAGACATCACCTTTGGGAACGCGCTTTTCCTTCAGCGCGGCAATGGTGCCGGCGGACATTTTAATAAACGCCCCCGCAAGCGCCCGGCGCCGCGTCGGTTTCTTCGCGGAGACGTCGACCATGTGCGCCTCCCCCTTGCTGTTGATGTGCGTAAGCTGTTTTTTTGATGCCATGCTTTTGATACTAACAGCTTTGCACCGGCTTTACCCCTTAAATATCATATAAATAGCTTGGCGCCGCGCCACCGGCGCAACCCATTAAAATTATTTATCTTTCACCGCCCCAAAACCTTGACCGGGGGCCGGGAAAGTCTTATTGATTAGCTACGGAAATACAAGCATCTCAATAAAAGCTTTGGAGGAATAATGGGCAAGATTATAGGTATCGACCTGGGAACCACCAACTCCGTCGTAGCGGTAATGGAAGGTGGCCAGCCCAAGGTCATCGTGAACGAAGAAGGGGCGCGCACCACGCCGTCGGTGGTCGCTTTCGCCAAAGACGGGGAAATCCTCGTCGGCCAGGTGGCCAAGCGCCAGTCGGTAACCAACCCGCATAACACCGTTTATTCCATCAAGCGCTTCATGGGCCGCAAGTTCAACGAAGTGCGCGAAGAGATGAAAATGGTTCCCTACAAAGTCGTCGAGGGACCGAACGGCGACGTCCGCATCGACATAAGCGGCAAGCTCTACAGCCCGCCGGAAATCTCGGCCAAGGTTTTGGAGAAGCTGAAAAAAGCGGCCGAAGCCTATCTGGGCGAGCCGGTCACCGAAGCGGTCATCACCGTGCCGGCTTACTTCAACGACGCGCAGAAGCAGGCCACCAAAGACGCCGGGCGCATCGCCGGCCTCGACGTGAAGCGGATCATCAACGAACCGACCGCCGCGGCCCTTGCCTACGGCATGGACAAGACCAAAGACCACATGGTGGCGGTGTACGACCTCGGCGGCGGCACCTTCGACATCTCCGTGATTGAAGTGGGCGACAACGTGGTGGAAGTGAAAGCGACCAACGGCGACACCCATTTGGGCGGCGACAACTTCGACCAGCGGATCATCGACTGGCTGGCCGCCGAATTCAAGAAAGACCAGGGGATCGACCTCAGCAAGGACGCGATGGCGGTGCAACGCCTGAAAGAGGCGGCGGAAAAAGCGAAGATGGAGCTATCCACCCTGGCCGAGACCGAGATCAACCTGCCGTTCATCACCGCCGACGCCAGCGGCCCCAAGCACCTGAGCATGAAGCTCACCCGCAGCCGCTTCGAGGCGATGATAGACGACTACCTGCAAAGAAGCTTCGGGCCGGTGAAACAGGCGATGGGCGACTCCGGGCTGAAACCGGAGGAAATCAGGGAAGCGATCCTCGTCGGCGGTTCCACCCGCATCCCGAAGGTGCAGGAGATGGTGAAGAACTACTACGGCAAGGAGCCGCATAAAGGGGTGAACCCGGACGAAGTGGTGGCGCTCGGCGCCGCCGTTCAGGCCGGCGTCTTGGGCGGCGAGGTGAAGGACATCCTGCTGCTCGACGTTACCCCGCTCTCGCTCGGCATCGAAACGCTCGGCGGCGTGATGACGCGCCTCATCGAACGCAACACCACGATCCCCACCCGCAAAAGCGAGGTCTTCTCGACGGCGGCGGAGGGGCAGACCTCGGTGGAAATCCATGTGCTGCAGGGGGAACGCGAAATGGCGGCGGGCAACCGCACGCTGGGACGCTTCCACCTCGACGGCATCCCGGCCGCGCCGCGCGGCGTGCCGCAGATAGAAGTGACCTTCGATATCGACGCCAACGGCATCGCGCATGTATCGGCGAAGGACAAGGGAACCGGCAAGGAACAGAAAATCACCGTCACCTCCTCCTCCGGCCTGAACGAGGACGAGATCAAGAACATGGTGAAGGACGCCGAAGCCAACCGCGAAGAGGACAAGAAAAAACGCGAGGCGGCCGATGCCCGCAACTTGGCCGATTCGCTGGTCTACCAGACCGAAAAGACGCTGGCCGAAAACAAGGATAAGGTTCCGGCCGACCTCGTTTCCGGCGTGGAGGCCGAACTGGCCGCCACAAAGAAGACGATGGAAGGAGATGACACCGCGGCGATCAAAGGCGCGGCGGAAAAGCTGCGCCACGCCAGCCACAAGATGGCCGAAGCCATCTACGCGGCGGCGGGGGCCGCGGGAGGCCCGCAGGGCGGACCGCAAGAGCCGGCGGGCGGCGCAGGTCCCGGCGGAGCCGCGGACGGACAGGGAAATGTGGTCGACGCCGAGTTCGAGGATTTGAAAAAGTAACTTCCTTTTGGAGTACCGCCATGAGACGGATGCTGATCGCGCTTGTTATTGCCGCCATTCCCCTTGCCGCGCCGGCGTCCCCCTTGAAAGAGGGGGATGTTTCCAGTCCGGCCGCCAGAGGGGAGCAGTCCGTTAAATCCGGCAACGAAGCCGCGGCCTCCTTCCTTAAAGCCGCGCAGGAAAGGGATGCCGAAACGCTGAAAGCCATGTTGGCGGACGGTTTTGACCCCAACTACACGGATGAACACGGGCAGACCGCCATCCTGTTTACCATTCTCGCTGGCGATGACGAGGGCGTGGATATCCTGCTTGAAGCGGG
Encoded proteins:
- a CDS encoding FAD-binding protein, which codes for MTADREELLLYSFDATKIRHMPDCVLFPRSTGEVAAVVNICARHGIPITPRGAGTGYTGAAVPVQGGVVMNFVKMNRILKIDDAAMYAEVEPGIVNAELGKELAKHGLFYPPDPASLKSSTIGGNVMTGAGGPSAVKYGVTRDYVMGLTAVFMDGNVVETGIKCAKGAVGYDLTRLMVGSEGTLGIITKIRLKLVPLPKTVVTAMAVFDDRRAAVDSVTEILRARLVPRTLEYIDKTAIRCVEEYLQAGLPTDAGGMLLLETDGDPEPALKEMEGVEAICEKRGARTFTIARDDAAAQGFWKVRRSISVSLNRFRPTKINEDVTVPRNRIAELMERLDELSRRTGLPIINFGHAGDGNIHVNVMTDASNPKEYALALATVDEVLQITLDLDGTLSGEHGVGLVKMPYIEKELGKSCVEISKRLKKAFDPAGILNPGKLFS
- a CDS encoding HNH endonuclease; amino-acid sequence: MKNTKSKKDLFSIILSAIDAGGWKALIVEKNHPFFLKAIKRQGSEQDNLNLRIYIWNCTHGGGAARSKDEYRVQLTGVVPKDKEGETTLLLGWHDGYQVFAGFDITRHAGQSSASPSIQVKEHTLINAHQHSFSLYERSNGEIAVAFRPEYLIDYALNMAKFHGFKTGRPAEIELLNKVDDLKDDEIAAIKNKDRKEVITNIKRKYREYDFRNRVLSAYSHKCAMCGIQLKLIEAAHILPVSCKGSTDDTFNGVALCALHHLAYDNNLVSFDKKYRIRLSESRLQVLGKANLTGGIDAFTNNLLSAIHLPADRRDYPRPEIIEESNKLRAWEP
- a CDS encoding site-specific DNA-methyltransferase, coding for MTKNNFLKTKGLEPFYATKYGYAFHDDVITFLENIKDNSVNLIITSPPFALKRKKEYGNEDEDKYVDWFLSFAPHLKRILKENGSFVLDLGGAYIPGFPVRSVYMFDLLVRLVKETGFYLAQEFYHYNPARLPAPAEWVNVRRVRVKDSVNVVWWLSKSQNPKADNKKVLKPYSESMKSLLKNGYKPKLRPSGHDISDKFSKDNGGAIPPNLLELANTDSNGQYQHLCRQHGIKAHPARFPSAFAEFFIRFLTDEGDLVFDPFGGSNTTGYAAEQMKRQWFICELSKEYLEGSKFRFIEEEKDSFGERKRRVNKAEILSPALLSLFK
- a CDS encoding nucleotidyltransferase domain-containing protein, which encodes MDAQLEEIVSRISGAIHPEKIILFGSRARGGARPDSDYDLLIVYDGPLSKRDVKITVRRLFSLPGFSMDLFVISSDEFERQKKVVSTVGRVAFLEGVLCHGR
- a CDS encoding branched-chain amino acid aminotransferase, which gives rise to MNITVTKAPASRRAQANLENPAFGEVFSDHMFLMEYRNGGWGEAKLLPFGPLPMLPSMSALHYGQIVFEGLKAFRQKNGAVALFRPEKFYGRFVRSCRRLAIPSMGREQFIGAVKAVVREDAGWVPHKRGHSLYLRPFVFASESFLGVRASREYTFMVIASPVGNYYKEGVKPVRLTTSADYIRAAKGGLGDVKTPANYAASLLAAEEARDEGFAQVIWLDAIERRYLEEVGAMNIFCVIGDELVTPPLEGTILPGVTRLSVLELAKAWGIKAVERRIAIDELFDAREKGRLGEVFGSGTAAVISPVGELRHGGKTLTVNGGNIGPLAQRLYDAITAIQYGEAEDTFGWMEKVV
- the pabB gene encoding aminodeoxychorismate synthase component I, which translates into the protein MVPIAKIRELLGGAGLFAAPRVTEAVFYDPVRYLASISKGEGDLLLSGGDDPEGKGRYSYAAARPLFICRMKGEQGMIIAGFNRHPFAGSPPDVIAALDALFGEYQKPEKDGRVFNGGLVWLFSYEMNRFYEPRLAGTPAPESGDFWCAFYPAVRVFDHKEKKAWDIVWRETAPPRIGCAVEEVAHLGHFECDEGFEGFAAKISKIKRYIEQGDVYQVNLSRRLVAEFHGSGLLLYSRLVRLAPSAMGAYIDGRGFKLLSVSPELFFSVRGGVIETAPIKGTAPRHADPALDAAAREALPASVKDRAENLMIVDLMRNDLSKVCAPGSVTVPEMFRVETLPNVHHLVSTVRGALRDGVRLPRLLAALWPGGSVTGAPKVRAMEIIAELETTPRGFYCGSVAACGMNGGIAASLLIRTLYCADGVGVFRTGGGIVADSDPAAEYAETEHKARIITGLARE
- a CDS encoding flavoprotein — protein: MGGKTLAKIAWGITGAGHFLRESLEAAAGLGDVDFFASEAGAEVLKLYGAAPPSPPRIDKSASTLACRAFAAGTYDLLVIAPATSNSVAKFVHGISDTMITTLFAQAGKCRVPIVVLPTDVEEVIDTMGATKPIRLYARPVDLENVEKLKTFPGVKVAATPEELSAAIAEVISLKR
- a CDS encoding AbrB/MazE/SpoVT family DNA-binding domain-containing protein yields the protein METYKTKLSEGGRVVIPAKARKALGINIGDDIVIRVDKTGDATISSVRRSVERAQRIVAKYVKGKKSLADELVEERRREGKDERG
- a CDS encoding type II toxin-antitoxin system VapC family toxin, with the protein product MSAADGAVLDASAVLAVLRAEPGQDAVVAAMASGETLICAVNYSEVIGRLVARGTPEREAVGAVDELGLTVTPFDKPLAEIAGALYSKTAAAGLSLGDRACLALSQQTGWPALTTDKAWAGLKFHPKIRLIR